In a genomic window of Zingiber officinale cultivar Zhangliang chromosome 9B, Zo_v1.1, whole genome shotgun sequence:
- the LOC122023362 gene encoding subtilisin-like protease SBT1.8, giving the protein MASVAALVFVLLYFAGGVVLANQTYIVYMDSALRPAVHPTHGAWYAAHLQSLDIDPDRHLLYAYSDVLHGFAASLLPHHLPLLVSSPAVLHFHPDPVLHLHTTRSPQFLGLASDTASVLPRPIDAVEAASRDVFIAVLDTGVWPEAPSFSIPAGFPEVPSRWRGVCEAGVDFSSSLCNRKLVGARSFARGFHAAAVAAGDGNVKGKPKEYQSPRDRDGHGTHTASTAAGSAVANASLLGYAAGTARGMAIAARVAAYKVCWASGCFGSDILAGIEAAIVDGADVLSLSLGGGSAPYFHDTIAIGAFAAADRGIFVACSAGNSGPGPATLANGAPWIATIGAGTLDRDFPAYARLGNGAEYTGVSLYSGKGTGKKLIPLVYGAGSTNASKLCLAGTLAPARVRGKLVLCDRGVSARVEKGAVVKAAGGAGMILANTAANGEELVADSHLLPAVAVGKKEGDLIRQYITTDTKPRGVLAFGGTVLGVRPSPVVAAFSSRGPNPVSPEILKPDFIGPGVNILAGWSGAVGPTGLLKDGRRTQFNIMSGTSMSCPHISGVAALLKGAHPDWSPAAIKSALMTTAYFLDNTKSPIRDAAGGTFATPFAFGAGHVDPQKALSPGLIYDIATDDYVSSFLCSLNYTVPHIKAIAKRNVTCPRRLYNPGNLNYPSFSVVFERNSRVVKYRRQVTNVGPAPAVYQVKVTGPDDVAATVRPTQLVFKRVNQKLKYSVTFVSKERGKSAGEAFGRITWASKQHKVRSPVAYTWK; this is encoded by the exons ATGGCGAGTGTCGCGGCTCTGGTGTTCGTTCTCCTTTACTTCGCCGGCGGCGTTGTTTTGGCCAACCAGACTTACATCGTTTACATGGACTCGGCACTCCGGCCGGCGGTCCACCCAACCCACGGCGCCTGGTACGCGGCCCACCTCCAGTCCCTTGACATCGACCCCGACCGCCACCTCCTCTACGCCTACTCTGACGTTCTCCACGGCTTCGCCGCCTCACTCCTCCCCCACCACCTCCCCCTCCTCGTCTCCTCCCCCGCCGTTCTCCATTTCCATCCCGACCCTGTTCTTCATCTCCACACCACCCGATCCCCCCAGTTCCTCGGCCTCGCCTCTGACACTGCTTCCGTGCTGCCCCGCCCCATCGACGCCGTCGAAGCAGCCTCTCGGGATGTTTTCATCGCTGTGCTGGATACTGGTGTCTGGCCGGAGGCTCCTAGCTTCTCCATCCCCGCGGGCTTCCCTGAGGTCCCATCCCGGTGGCGCGGTGTCTGTGAGGCTGGGGTTGATTTCTCCTCCTCGCTATGTAACCGCAAGCTTGTTGGCGCCCGGAGCTTTGCTCGGGGGTTCCATGCCGCTGCAGTCGCTGCCGGGGACGGCAATGTCAAGGGGAAGCCTAAGGAGTACCAGTCGCCTCGGGATCGGGACGGACATGGAACACATACGGCGTCGACGGCTGCTGGATCCGCGGTGGCGAACGCCAGCCTCCTTGGGTACGCCGCCGGGACCGCCCGGGGTATGGCGATCGCTGCTCGGGTCGCTGCCTACAAGGTCTGTTGGGCTTCCGGATGCTTCGGGTCCGACATCCTTGCGGGAATAGAGGCCGCTATCGTCGACGGCGCCGACGTGCTCTCTCTATCCCTCGGCGGTGGATCCGCCCCTTATTTCCACGACACGATCGCCATCGGCGCCTTCGCTGCCGCGGATCGCGGCATCTTCGTGGCTTGCTCGGCCGGAAACAGTGGCCCCGGCCCCGCAACCCTAGCGAACGGCGCCCCTTGGATCGCCACCATTGGTGCCGGAACCCTCGACCGCGACTTCCCGGCTTACGCCCGTCTCGGTAATGGCGCGGAATACACCGGAGTCTCGCTCTATAGCGGCAAAGGCACGGGGAAGAAGCTGATCCCGCTAGTGTACGGCGCCGGGAGCACCAACGCGAGCAAGCTGTGCCTCGCGGGGACACTGGCCCCCGCGCGCGTGCGCGGGAAACTAGTGCTCTGTGATCGCGGGGTGAGCGCCCGCGTGGAGAAGGGGGCGGTGGTGAAGGCCGCCGGAGGAGCCGGGATGATTCTAGCCAACACGGCGGCCAACGGGGAGGAGCTGGTCGCCGACAGCCACCTGCTGCCGGCGGTGGCCGTGGGGAAGAAAGAAGGCGACTTGATAAGGCAGTACATCACCACCGACACGAAGCCGAGGGGAGTGCTGGCCTTCGGTGGAACAGTGCTGGGCGTGCGACCATCGCCGGTGGTGGCAGCCTTCAGCTCCAGGGGGCCGAATCCGGTGTCACCGGAGATACTAAAGCCGGACTTCATCGGGCCAGGAGTGAACATCTTGGCAGGATGGTCTGGCGCAGTCGGGCCAACGGGGTTGCTCAAGGATGGCCGGAGAACCCAGTTCAATATAATGTCCG GAACATCAATGTCGTGCCCACACATCAGCGGAGTCGCCGCGCTGCTGAAAGGTGCACACCCAGACTGGAGCCCGGCCGCCATCAAGTCTGCCCTGATGACGACTGCATACTTCCTCGACAACACCAAGTCTCCCATTCGCGATGCCGCCGGCGGCACATTCGCCACGCCATTTGCTTTCGGCGCCGGCCATGTCGATCCACAGAAAGCCCTCTCCCCGGGCCTCATCTACGACATCGCGACCGATGACTACGTTTCTTCTTTCCTTTGCTCATTGAACTACACCGTTCCGCACATCAAGGCCATCGCAAAGCGAAACGTCACTTGCCCGCGGAGGCTTTACAACCCGGGCAACCTAAACTACCCTTCGTTCTCGGTTGTGTTCGAGAGGAATTCGAGGGTTGTGAAATACAGGAGGCAGGTAACGAACGTCGGCCCTGCGCCGGCCGTTTACCAAGTGAAGGTGACCGGACCCGACGATGTGGCTGCCACAGTTAGGCCAACACAGCTCGTGTTCAAACGTGTCAATCAGAAGCTCAAGTACAGTGTGACATTTGTATCGAAGGAAAGGGGGAAATCTGCCGGCGAGGCGTTTGGCCGGATCACCTGGGCTAGCAAGCAGCACAAAGTGCGAAGTCCTGTAGCATATACATGGAAGTAG
- the LOC122023361 gene encoding exportin-T-like isoform X3 — MDDLEKAIHLCYEPSAADSALRAQAMTFCDRLKADPSALIHLCLDRLQRSPLVLVQFWCLQALHDVILLRNKLAQALAALIRLEYPASSLPDPFLCVLPCLPAADPSAIDMFARFLAALDEDLLSLDYPRSPEEAAAAAQVKDTMRQQCVPQIARHWFDVLSLYHSSDPSLAAFALDTMRRYITWIDIGLVANDAFVPLFFGLILAPGSTDQLRAASGSCILAIILKRMDHRQKMTLLYSLPLSKVFANPDLVQKVPALVTGYAAEALECYKKLGSADVDGYSPLNLLEEALPSVLYVMQESEEMESSNVVDFLSDYVITMKFPSEKHAMYLRQILEAIRVQILYDPIYRNNLDIPDKIGKDEEDQMADHRKELLTLFSSICRITPSVTQLFVRNLVITALSSSESSSVEDVEALLTLFYRLGETVREEAMKTGSGLLGELVQMLLSARFPCHNHRLVALIYLETVSRFMKFVQHNPQYISHVLAVFLDERGIRHPNLNVSRRASYLFMRTVKLLKARLVPYLDLILQQGLHDIVSQFTNSDWTTKDLKFPGSEDGSQTFEAIGLLIGMEDVSPEKQSEFLTALLDSLYQKLKGLLSDAKEHGLEESSAKVSTIQQIIMALNALSKGLNERLVMSSCPSIGIMFKKTLSVVLEILLSCPDIRAMRNKITSFFHRMVEILGASILPFLPALLKHLLVKSEPEDMVEFLVLANQLISKFSTSLESILEDIFLAIASRLIEILPKDAFSAAPGCITEEVRELQDLQRTLFTFLHVMANHNLSSVFIAPSCRGCLDVIIQLLLITACSHKDILLRKMCVQIFVKLIKDWCTNYNGGDVVPGFRSFIIENFSTNCCLYSVLDNSFNFHDANTFILFGEIVLAQKVMYEKLGRDFAIHFVSSGLQGVHCPHELAEQYYEKLQTNDVKDLKPFYHQLIENLRLQQNGSLVFR; from the exons ATGGACGACCTTGAGAAGGCGATACACCTCTGTTATGAGCCTAGTGCTGCGGATTCTGCGCTCCGCGCTCAGGCGATGACCTTCTGTGATCGCCTAAAGGCCGACCCTTCGGCACTCATCCACCTCTGCCTCGACCGCCTCCAGCGTTCCCCGCTGGTTCTCGTCCAGTTCTGGTGCCTTCAGGCCCTCCACGATGTCATCCTCCTACG GAATAAGCTCGCCCAGGCCCTCGCCGCCCTTATCCGCCTCGAGTACCCTGCGTCCTCCTTGCCAGACCCCTTTCTCTGCGTACTCCCCTGCCTTCCCGCTGCTGATCCCTCTGCCATCGACATGTTTGCTCGCTTTCTTGCTGCCCTCGATGAGGACCTTCTTAGTCTTGACTATCCCCGCTCCCCTGAGGAGGCCGCCGCTGCCGCCCAGGTTAAGGACACCATGCGCCAACAATGCGTTCCCCAGATTGCCCGCCACTGGTTCGACGTTCTGTCACTCTACCATTCCTCGGACCCTTCCCTTGCCGCCTTCGCGCTAGACACCATGCGGCGTTACATCACATGGATCGACATTGGTCTGGTCGCCAATGATGCGTTCGTCCCCCTATTCTTCGGCCTCATTCTCGCCCCTGGCTCAACTGATCAACTCAGGGCTGCTTCTGGTAGTTGCATTCTCGCAATCATTCTTAAGAGAATGGATCATCGCCAGAAAATGACGCTTCTCTACAGTCTACCATTAAGTAAGGTTTTTGCTAACCCTGATTTAGTCCAGAAGGTTCCAGCTTTGGTCACTGGTTATGCCGCAGAGGCACTAGAATGCTACAAGAAGTTGGGCTCTGCAGACGTAGATGGGTATTCACCTCTCAATCTTCTCGAGGAGGCTTTGCCTTCTGTTTTGTACGTGATGCAAGAAAGTGAGGAAATGGAATCGAGTAATGTTGTTGATTTTCTGTCAGATTATGTGATCACCATGAAGTTCCCCTCTGAAAAACATGCAATGTATCTTAGGCAGATACTTGAAGCTATTAGAGTGCAAATACTCTATGATCCTATATACAGAAACAATCTTGATATCCCGGATAAAATTGGTAAAGACGAGGAGGATCAGATGGCAGATCATCGAAAGGAGCTACTAACACTCTTTAGTAGCATTTGCCGTATTACACCCAGTGTTACCCAGCTTTTTGTTCGAAATTTAGTAATTACAGCCTTGTCTTCTTCTGAAAGTAGTAGTGTGGAGGACGTGGAAGCCTTGCTCACTTTGTTCTACCGGTTGGGTGAGACAGTAAGAGAAGAAGCAATGAAAACTGGCAGTGGTTTGTTGGGTGAGTTGGTGCAGATGCTCCTTTCAGCACGATTTCCTTGCCATAATCATCGACTTGTTGCACTGATTTACCTTGAGACTGTCTCAAGATTTATGAAGTTTGTGCAACATAATCCTCAATATATATCTCATGTGCTGGCTGTCTTCTTGGACGAAAGAGGTATACGCCATCCAAATCTCAATGTCAGTAGACGAGCAAGTTATCTTTTCATGAGAACTGTCAAATTACTGAAAGCTAGGCTTGTTCCTTATCTGGACTTGATTTTGCAA CAGGGATTACATGATATTGTGTCTCAGTTCACAAATTCAGATTGGACTACAAAAGATCTCAAGTTTCCAGGTTCTGAAGATGGTAGCCAAACATTTGAG GCAATTGGATTATTGATTGGCATGGAAGATGTTTCCCCAGAAAAGCAATCTGAGTTTTTGACAGCACTTCTTGACTCTCTTTATCAGAAG CTCAAGGGGCTTCTTTCAGATGCCAAAGAACATGGCTTGGAAGAATCTTCAGCAAAAGTCTCAACCATTCAGCAAATTATTATGGCTTTGAATGCTTTAAGCAAG GGTTTAAATGAGCGACTTGTCATGAGTAGCTGCCCATCCATTGGAATTATGTTTAAAAAG ACATTGAGTGTTGTCCTGGAAATCCTTCTCTCATGTCCAGATATTAGAGCTATGCGAAATAAG ATTACATCATTCTTTCATCGCATGGTTGAAATATTAGGAGCATCTATTCTTCCATTCCTTCCTGCGCTTCTAAAGCACCTTCTTGTGAAGAGTGAG CCAGAAGACATGGTTGAGTTTCTTGTACTGGCCAATCAACTAATTAGCAAATTCTCCACTTCTTTAGAGTCCATACTAGAAGATATATTTCTTGCTATTGCAAGTAGGCTGATAGAAATACTTCCAAAGGATGCATTTTCAGCGGCACCTGGATGCATTACAGAG GAAGTGCGAGAACTTCAAGATCTGCAGAGAACATTATTTACCTTCCTTCATGTGATGGCAAACCACAATCTTTCCTCAGTTTTCATTGCACCAAGTTGTAGGGGATGCTTGGATGTAATAATACAACTACTTTTGATAACTGCTTGTAGTCACAAAGATATACTTCTCAGGAAG ATGTGCGTGCAAATTTTTGTGAAGCTCATAAAAGACTGGTGCACCAATTATAATGGCGGCGATGTT GTTCCTGGATTTCGCAGctttataattgaaaatttttctaccAATTGTTGTCTGTACAGTGTCCTTGACAATTCATTCAATTTCCATGATGCAAACACG TTTATCCTTTTTGGAGAAATCGTGCTGGCCCAGAAAGTAATGTATGAGAAGTTGGGTAGGGATTTTGCTATTCATTTTGTGTCTAGTGGACTACAAGGAGTTCATTGCCCACATGAACTAGCAGAACAATATTATGAAAAGTTGCAG ACCAATGATGTGAAGGATTTGAAACCTTTTTATCATCAATTAATTGAGAATTTGAGGCTGCAGCAAAACGGAAGTCTTGTCTTTAGATAG
- the LOC122023361 gene encoding exportin-T-like isoform X2 encodes MDDLEKAIHLCYEPSAADSALRAQAMTFCDRLKADPSALIHLCLDRLQRSPLVLVQFWCLQALHDVILLRYASIPPADLSLLRPALLSLASDRPLPAASPHFLRNKLAQALAALIRLEYPASSLPDPFLCVLPCLPAADPSAIDMFARFLAALDEDLLSLDYPRSPEEAAAAAQVKDTMRQQCVPQIARHWFDVLSLYHSSDPSLAAFALDTMRRYITWIDIGLVANDAFVPLFFGLILAPGSTDQLRAASGSCILAIILKRMDHRQKMTLLYSLPLSKVFANPDLVQKVPALVTGYAAEALECYKKLGSADVDGYSPLNLLEEALPSVLYVMQESEEMESSNVVDFLSDYVITMKFPSEKHAMYLRQILEAIRVQILYDPIYRNNLDIPDKIGKDEEDQMADHRKELLTLFSSICRITPSVTQLFVRNLVITALSSSESSSVEDVEALLTLFYRLGETVREEAMKTGSGLLGELVQMLLSARFPCHNHRLVALIYLETVSRFMKFVQHNPQYISHVLAVFLDERGIRHPNLNVSRRASYLFMRTVKLLKARLVPYLDLILQGLHDIVSQFTNSDWTTKDLKFPGSEDGSQTFEAIGLLIGMEDVSPEKQSEFLTALLDSLYQKLKGLLSDAKEHGLEESSAKVSTIQQIIMALNALSKGLNERLVMSSCPSIGIMFKKTLSVVLEILLSCPDIRAMRNKITSFFHRMVEILGASILPFLPALLKHLLVKSEPEDMVEFLVLANQLISKFSTSLESILEDIFLAIASRLIEILPKDAFSAAPGCITEEVRELQDLQRTLFTFLHVMANHNLSSVFIAPSCRGCLDVIIQLLLITACSHKDILLRKMCVQIFVKLIKDWCTNYNGGDVVPGFRSFIIENFSTNCCLYSVLDNSFNFHDANTFILFGEIVLAQKVMYEKLGRDFAIHFVSSGLQGVHCPHELAEQYYEKLQTNDVKDLKPFYHQLIENLRLQQNGSLVFR; translated from the exons ATGGACGACCTTGAGAAGGCGATACACCTCTGTTATGAGCCTAGTGCTGCGGATTCTGCGCTCCGCGCTCAGGCGATGACCTTCTGTGATCGCCTAAAGGCCGACCCTTCGGCACTCATCCACCTCTGCCTCGACCGCCTCCAGCGTTCCCCGCTGGTTCTCGTCCAGTTCTGGTGCCTTCAGGCCCTCCACGATGTCATCCTCCTACGGTACGCCTCCATTCCCCCCGCTGACCTTTCCCTCCTCCGCCCCgccctcctctccctcgcctctgATCGCCCCCTACCCGCCGCCTCCCCTCATTTTCTCAGGAATAAGCTCGCCCAGGCCCTCGCCGCCCTTATCCGCCTCGAGTACCCTGCGTCCTCCTTGCCAGACCCCTTTCTCTGCGTACTCCCCTGCCTTCCCGCTGCTGATCCCTCTGCCATCGACATGTTTGCTCGCTTTCTTGCTGCCCTCGATGAGGACCTTCTTAGTCTTGACTATCCCCGCTCCCCTGAGGAGGCCGCCGCTGCCGCCCAGGTTAAGGACACCATGCGCCAACAATGCGTTCCCCAGATTGCCCGCCACTGGTTCGACGTTCTGTCACTCTACCATTCCTCGGACCCTTCCCTTGCCGCCTTCGCGCTAGACACCATGCGGCGTTACATCACATGGATCGACATTGGTCTGGTCGCCAATGATGCGTTCGTCCCCCTATTCTTCGGCCTCATTCTCGCCCCTGGCTCAACTGATCAACTCAGGGCTGCTTCTGGTAGTTGCATTCTCGCAATCATTCTTAAGAGAATGGATCATCGCCAGAAAATGACGCTTCTCTACAGTCTACCATTAAGTAAGGTTTTTGCTAACCCTGATTTAGTCCAGAAGGTTCCAGCTTTGGTCACTGGTTATGCCGCAGAGGCACTAGAATGCTACAAGAAGTTGGGCTCTGCAGACGTAGATGGGTATTCACCTCTCAATCTTCTCGAGGAGGCTTTGCCTTCTGTTTTGTACGTGATGCAAGAAAGTGAGGAAATGGAATCGAGTAATGTTGTTGATTTTCTGTCAGATTATGTGATCACCATGAAGTTCCCCTCTGAAAAACATGCAATGTATCTTAGGCAGATACTTGAAGCTATTAGAGTGCAAATACTCTATGATCCTATATACAGAAACAATCTTGATATCCCGGATAAAATTGGTAAAGACGAGGAGGATCAGATGGCAGATCATCGAAAGGAGCTACTAACACTCTTTAGTAGCATTTGCCGTATTACACCCAGTGTTACCCAGCTTTTTGTTCGAAATTTAGTAATTACAGCCTTGTCTTCTTCTGAAAGTAGTAGTGTGGAGGACGTGGAAGCCTTGCTCACTTTGTTCTACCGGTTGGGTGAGACAGTAAGAGAAGAAGCAATGAAAACTGGCAGTGGTTTGTTGGGTGAGTTGGTGCAGATGCTCCTTTCAGCACGATTTCCTTGCCATAATCATCGACTTGTTGCACTGATTTACCTTGAGACTGTCTCAAGATTTATGAAGTTTGTGCAACATAATCCTCAATATATATCTCATGTGCTGGCTGTCTTCTTGGACGAAAGAGGTATACGCCATCCAAATCTCAATGTCAGTAGACGAGCAAGTTATCTTTTCATGAGAACTGTCAAATTACTGAAAGCTAGGCTTGTTCCTTATCTGGACTTGATTTTGCAA GGATTACATGATATTGTGTCTCAGTTCACAAATTCAGATTGGACTACAAAAGATCTCAAGTTTCCAGGTTCTGAAGATGGTAGCCAAACATTTGAG GCAATTGGATTATTGATTGGCATGGAAGATGTTTCCCCAGAAAAGCAATCTGAGTTTTTGACAGCACTTCTTGACTCTCTTTATCAGAAG CTCAAGGGGCTTCTTTCAGATGCCAAAGAACATGGCTTGGAAGAATCTTCAGCAAAAGTCTCAACCATTCAGCAAATTATTATGGCTTTGAATGCTTTAAGCAAG GGTTTAAATGAGCGACTTGTCATGAGTAGCTGCCCATCCATTGGAATTATGTTTAAAAAG ACATTGAGTGTTGTCCTGGAAATCCTTCTCTCATGTCCAGATATTAGAGCTATGCGAAATAAG ATTACATCATTCTTTCATCGCATGGTTGAAATATTAGGAGCATCTATTCTTCCATTCCTTCCTGCGCTTCTAAAGCACCTTCTTGTGAAGAGTGAG CCAGAAGACATGGTTGAGTTTCTTGTACTGGCCAATCAACTAATTAGCAAATTCTCCACTTCTTTAGAGTCCATACTAGAAGATATATTTCTTGCTATTGCAAGTAGGCTGATAGAAATACTTCCAAAGGATGCATTTTCAGCGGCACCTGGATGCATTACAGAG GAAGTGCGAGAACTTCAAGATCTGCAGAGAACATTATTTACCTTCCTTCATGTGATGGCAAACCACAATCTTTCCTCAGTTTTCATTGCACCAAGTTGTAGGGGATGCTTGGATGTAATAATACAACTACTTTTGATAACTGCTTGTAGTCACAAAGATATACTTCTCAGGAAG ATGTGCGTGCAAATTTTTGTGAAGCTCATAAAAGACTGGTGCACCAATTATAATGGCGGCGATGTT GTTCCTGGATTTCGCAGctttataattgaaaatttttctaccAATTGTTGTCTGTACAGTGTCCTTGACAATTCATTCAATTTCCATGATGCAAACACG TTTATCCTTTTTGGAGAAATCGTGCTGGCCCAGAAAGTAATGTATGAGAAGTTGGGTAGGGATTTTGCTATTCATTTTGTGTCTAGTGGACTACAAGGAGTTCATTGCCCACATGAACTAGCAGAACAATATTATGAAAAGTTGCAG ACCAATGATGTGAAGGATTTGAAACCTTTTTATCATCAATTAATTGAGAATTTGAGGCTGCAGCAAAACGGAAGTCTTGTCTTTAGATAG
- the LOC122023361 gene encoding exportin-T-like isoform X1, with amino-acid sequence MDDLEKAIHLCYEPSAADSALRAQAMTFCDRLKADPSALIHLCLDRLQRSPLVLVQFWCLQALHDVILLRYASIPPADLSLLRPALLSLASDRPLPAASPHFLRNKLAQALAALIRLEYPASSLPDPFLCVLPCLPAADPSAIDMFARFLAALDEDLLSLDYPRSPEEAAAAAQVKDTMRQQCVPQIARHWFDVLSLYHSSDPSLAAFALDTMRRYITWIDIGLVANDAFVPLFFGLILAPGSTDQLRAASGSCILAIILKRMDHRQKMTLLYSLPLSKVFANPDLVQKVPALVTGYAAEALECYKKLGSADVDGYSPLNLLEEALPSVLYVMQESEEMESSNVVDFLSDYVITMKFPSEKHAMYLRQILEAIRVQILYDPIYRNNLDIPDKIGKDEEDQMADHRKELLTLFSSICRITPSVTQLFVRNLVITALSSSESSSVEDVEALLTLFYRLGETVREEAMKTGSGLLGELVQMLLSARFPCHNHRLVALIYLETVSRFMKFVQHNPQYISHVLAVFLDERGIRHPNLNVSRRASYLFMRTVKLLKARLVPYLDLILQQGLHDIVSQFTNSDWTTKDLKFPGSEDGSQTFEAIGLLIGMEDVSPEKQSEFLTALLDSLYQKLKGLLSDAKEHGLEESSAKVSTIQQIIMALNALSKGLNERLVMSSCPSIGIMFKKTLSVVLEILLSCPDIRAMRNKITSFFHRMVEILGASILPFLPALLKHLLVKSEPEDMVEFLVLANQLISKFSTSLESILEDIFLAIASRLIEILPKDAFSAAPGCITEEVRELQDLQRTLFTFLHVMANHNLSSVFIAPSCRGCLDVIIQLLLITACSHKDILLRKMCVQIFVKLIKDWCTNYNGGDVVPGFRSFIIENFSTNCCLYSVLDNSFNFHDANTFILFGEIVLAQKVMYEKLGRDFAIHFVSSGLQGVHCPHELAEQYYEKLQTNDVKDLKPFYHQLIENLRLQQNGSLVFR; translated from the exons ATGGACGACCTTGAGAAGGCGATACACCTCTGTTATGAGCCTAGTGCTGCGGATTCTGCGCTCCGCGCTCAGGCGATGACCTTCTGTGATCGCCTAAAGGCCGACCCTTCGGCACTCATCCACCTCTGCCTCGACCGCCTCCAGCGTTCCCCGCTGGTTCTCGTCCAGTTCTGGTGCCTTCAGGCCCTCCACGATGTCATCCTCCTACGGTACGCCTCCATTCCCCCCGCTGACCTTTCCCTCCTCCGCCCCgccctcctctccctcgcctctgATCGCCCCCTACCCGCCGCCTCCCCTCATTTTCTCAGGAATAAGCTCGCCCAGGCCCTCGCCGCCCTTATCCGCCTCGAGTACCCTGCGTCCTCCTTGCCAGACCCCTTTCTCTGCGTACTCCCCTGCCTTCCCGCTGCTGATCCCTCTGCCATCGACATGTTTGCTCGCTTTCTTGCTGCCCTCGATGAGGACCTTCTTAGTCTTGACTATCCCCGCTCCCCTGAGGAGGCCGCCGCTGCCGCCCAGGTTAAGGACACCATGCGCCAACAATGCGTTCCCCAGATTGCCCGCCACTGGTTCGACGTTCTGTCACTCTACCATTCCTCGGACCCTTCCCTTGCCGCCTTCGCGCTAGACACCATGCGGCGTTACATCACATGGATCGACATTGGTCTGGTCGCCAATGATGCGTTCGTCCCCCTATTCTTCGGCCTCATTCTCGCCCCTGGCTCAACTGATCAACTCAGGGCTGCTTCTGGTAGTTGCATTCTCGCAATCATTCTTAAGAGAATGGATCATCGCCAGAAAATGACGCTTCTCTACAGTCTACCATTAAGTAAGGTTTTTGCTAACCCTGATTTAGTCCAGAAGGTTCCAGCTTTGGTCACTGGTTATGCCGCAGAGGCACTAGAATGCTACAAGAAGTTGGGCTCTGCAGACGTAGATGGGTATTCACCTCTCAATCTTCTCGAGGAGGCTTTGCCTTCTGTTTTGTACGTGATGCAAGAAAGTGAGGAAATGGAATCGAGTAATGTTGTTGATTTTCTGTCAGATTATGTGATCACCATGAAGTTCCCCTCTGAAAAACATGCAATGTATCTTAGGCAGATACTTGAAGCTATTAGAGTGCAAATACTCTATGATCCTATATACAGAAACAATCTTGATATCCCGGATAAAATTGGTAAAGACGAGGAGGATCAGATGGCAGATCATCGAAAGGAGCTACTAACACTCTTTAGTAGCATTTGCCGTATTACACCCAGTGTTACCCAGCTTTTTGTTCGAAATTTAGTAATTACAGCCTTGTCTTCTTCTGAAAGTAGTAGTGTGGAGGACGTGGAAGCCTTGCTCACTTTGTTCTACCGGTTGGGTGAGACAGTAAGAGAAGAAGCAATGAAAACTGGCAGTGGTTTGTTGGGTGAGTTGGTGCAGATGCTCCTTTCAGCACGATTTCCTTGCCATAATCATCGACTTGTTGCACTGATTTACCTTGAGACTGTCTCAAGATTTATGAAGTTTGTGCAACATAATCCTCAATATATATCTCATGTGCTGGCTGTCTTCTTGGACGAAAGAGGTATACGCCATCCAAATCTCAATGTCAGTAGACGAGCAAGTTATCTTTTCATGAGAACTGTCAAATTACTGAAAGCTAGGCTTGTTCCTTATCTGGACTTGATTTTGCAA CAGGGATTACATGATATTGTGTCTCAGTTCACAAATTCAGATTGGACTACAAAAGATCTCAAGTTTCCAGGTTCTGAAGATGGTAGCCAAACATTTGAG GCAATTGGATTATTGATTGGCATGGAAGATGTTTCCCCAGAAAAGCAATCTGAGTTTTTGACAGCACTTCTTGACTCTCTTTATCAGAAG CTCAAGGGGCTTCTTTCAGATGCCAAAGAACATGGCTTGGAAGAATCTTCAGCAAAAGTCTCAACCATTCAGCAAATTATTATGGCTTTGAATGCTTTAAGCAAG GGTTTAAATGAGCGACTTGTCATGAGTAGCTGCCCATCCATTGGAATTATGTTTAAAAAG ACATTGAGTGTTGTCCTGGAAATCCTTCTCTCATGTCCAGATATTAGAGCTATGCGAAATAAG ATTACATCATTCTTTCATCGCATGGTTGAAATATTAGGAGCATCTATTCTTCCATTCCTTCCTGCGCTTCTAAAGCACCTTCTTGTGAAGAGTGAG CCAGAAGACATGGTTGAGTTTCTTGTACTGGCCAATCAACTAATTAGCAAATTCTCCACTTCTTTAGAGTCCATACTAGAAGATATATTTCTTGCTATTGCAAGTAGGCTGATAGAAATACTTCCAAAGGATGCATTTTCAGCGGCACCTGGATGCATTACAGAG GAAGTGCGAGAACTTCAAGATCTGCAGAGAACATTATTTACCTTCCTTCATGTGATGGCAAACCACAATCTTTCCTCAGTTTTCATTGCACCAAGTTGTAGGGGATGCTTGGATGTAATAATACAACTACTTTTGATAACTGCTTGTAGTCACAAAGATATACTTCTCAGGAAG ATGTGCGTGCAAATTTTTGTGAAGCTCATAAAAGACTGGTGCACCAATTATAATGGCGGCGATGTT GTTCCTGGATTTCGCAGctttataattgaaaatttttctaccAATTGTTGTCTGTACAGTGTCCTTGACAATTCATTCAATTTCCATGATGCAAACACG TTTATCCTTTTTGGAGAAATCGTGCTGGCCCAGAAAGTAATGTATGAGAAGTTGGGTAGGGATTTTGCTATTCATTTTGTGTCTAGTGGACTACAAGGAGTTCATTGCCCACATGAACTAGCAGAACAATATTATGAAAAGTTGCAG ACCAATGATGTGAAGGATTTGAAACCTTTTTATCATCAATTAATTGAGAATTTGAGGCTGCAGCAAAACGGAAGTCTTGTCTTTAGATAG